One window of Williamwhitmania sp. genomic DNA carries:
- a CDS encoding HAD family hydrolase gives MFIRKGYRIIFSDVDGTILNDDKDVSNETITITNKLFETAQIQTILISARMPAAIAPLSKKLCPNAPLIAYNGALILAPENGHYRTLQSLSFPSDVANVIIDQSEKDGFHVGVFYGDRWLVNQHDSWTDHEIFSTGLTPEVMSNGNLISMLKKELPQLQKIMVMASSDVIDQLELEISKKFKDVVTVYRSADIYMEITPAVSSKRLGVEMLLNHLHIDPENAIAFGDNYNDLEMLKFVGMGVAVDNARETVKTAAKMVTSQSKQNGVAIALKQIFGL, from the coding sequence GACGATAAAGATGTTTCTAACGAAACAATTACCATTACAAACAAACTATTTGAAACAGCGCAAATCCAAACCATTCTTATTTCGGCAAGGATGCCTGCCGCAATTGCTCCTCTTAGCAAAAAACTTTGCCCAAATGCTCCCTTAATTGCATACAATGGAGCCTTAATATTAGCCCCTGAAAACGGACATTACAGAACATTGCAGTCGCTATCCTTCCCCTCTGATGTTGCGAATGTCATAATTGATCAAAGCGAAAAGGATGGTTTCCATGTTGGTGTTTTTTATGGCGACCGATGGCTAGTGAACCAGCACGACAGTTGGACTGATCACGAAATATTCAGCACAGGATTAACCCCAGAAGTAATGAGCAATGGTAACTTAATATCGATGCTGAAAAAGGAGTTACCCCAGCTGCAAAAGATAATGGTGATGGCTTCATCCGATGTTATTGACCAGCTTGAACTTGAAATATCAAAAAAATTCAAAGATGTGGTTACTGTATATCGTAGTGCCGATATCTATATGGAAATAACACCAGCAGTAAGCAGTAAGCGGCTTGGAGTGGAAATGCTGCTCAACCACCTCCATATTGACCCCGAAAATGCCATTGCATTTGGCGACAACTACAACGACCTAGAAATGCTTAAATTTGTTGGAATGGGTGTGGCCGTTGACAATGCTCGCGAAACTGTTAAGACTGCGGCAAAGATGGTAACCAGCCAGAGTAAGCAAAATGGCGTTGCCATTGCCCTTAAGCAAATATTTGGCCTTTAA
- a CDS encoding U32 family peptidase, whose protein sequence is MKPLELLAPAKDMHSGIAAISCGADAVYIGGPQFGARAAAGNSMHDIQRLTTYAHRYFAKVYMVINTLLYDNEIPEAVLLAQQAWKSGVDALIIQDLGMLEAALPPIPLFASTQTNNTSPAKVKFLEDAGFSRVILARELNIKQIQEIRQATTVDLEFFIHGALCVSYSGQCYLSQALTGRSANRGVCAQPCRMAYNLLDDKGRRLRENQHLLSLKDLNLSNHLPQLVEAGITSFKIEGRLKDETYVKNAVLHYRQILDNFLINQDSFSKASSGKVEAQFNADPERSFSRGFTSYFVEQRSTMASLQTPKSVGKKIGVVSKVDSLSFTVTSNETLSNGDGICFVLPNGILEGTNINKVENGRIYPNSIENISAGITIYRNFDREFTLKLEKAVERKIETSISLSEINKVITITSVDEDGIDATIAISSGEMEKANNPERALKTWHEQLSKGGNSILRIVNVTIQVTDLPFMPISGINQLRRELLQQHEANRVNAYKRVEKKVVISNHPYPESEIGYQGNVLNALAKKFYERHGTRVVRPAYEAGLPAKGDLVMTTKYCLRYELGDCLKKRAPVNKQLPSTLFLENNGQKLTLEFDCERCEMMIKLA, encoded by the coding sequence ATGAAACCATTGGAGCTACTTGCCCCTGCAAAGGATATGCATTCAGGAATTGCAGCAATAAGTTGCGGTGCCGATGCCGTGTATATTGGTGGTCCCCAGTTTGGCGCAAGGGCTGCAGCCGGAAACTCTATGCACGATATTCAAAGGCTGACCACATACGCCCACCGTTACTTCGCCAAGGTATATATGGTAATCAATACTCTCCTTTACGACAATGAAATACCTGAAGCGGTTTTGCTTGCCCAGCAGGCTTGGAAATCGGGTGTCGACGCACTAATAATTCAAGATTTGGGAATGCTTGAGGCAGCCCTACCTCCCATTCCCCTGTTCGCAAGTACCCAAACCAACAATACATCTCCCGCGAAAGTAAAATTTTTGGAGGATGCCGGATTCAGCCGTGTAATCCTAGCCAGAGAACTAAACATCAAGCAGATTCAGGAGATTAGACAAGCTACAACCGTTGATCTTGAGTTTTTTATTCATGGAGCCCTCTGCGTTTCATACAGCGGTCAGTGCTACCTGTCGCAGGCACTTACAGGAAGAAGTGCCAACAGAGGAGTTTGTGCACAACCCTGCCGCATGGCCTACAACCTATTGGACGACAAGGGGAGAAGGCTAAGAGAAAATCAGCATCTTCTCTCGCTCAAAGACCTTAACCTTTCCAACCACCTTCCACAACTTGTTGAAGCAGGAATCACCTCATTCAAAATTGAAGGCCGATTAAAGGATGAGACCTACGTAAAAAACGCCGTACTCCACTACCGCCAAATACTCGACAACTTTTTGATCAACCAAGATTCTTTCAGCAAGGCCTCTTCGGGAAAGGTGGAGGCACAATTTAATGCCGATCCAGAACGCTCATTTTCTCGAGGATTTACCTCATACTTTGTTGAACAACGAAGCACAATGGCATCATTGCAAACACCCAAGTCGGTTGGGAAGAAAATAGGAGTCGTTTCCAAAGTCGATAGTCTCTCGTTTACTGTTACATCTAATGAAACCCTCTCCAATGGCGATGGTATCTGCTTCGTCTTGCCGAATGGCATTCTTGAGGGAACAAACATTAATAAGGTAGAAAACGGACGAATCTACCCCAACTCCATCGAAAATATTTCGGCAGGTATCACTATTTATAGAAATTTCGATCGGGAATTTACGCTCAAACTCGAAAAGGCTGTAGAGCGGAAAATAGAGACATCAATATCACTCTCAGAAATCAACAAAGTCATTACCATTACTTCCGTTGACGAAGATGGCATTGATGCTACCATTGCAATAAGCAGTGGCGAAATGGAGAAAGCCAACAATCCTGAAAGAGCATTAAAGACCTGGCATGAGCAACTTTCTAAGGGGGGCAACTCCATACTTCGAATAGTTAACGTGACCATCCAAGTTACAGACTTGCCGTTTATGCCCATAAGTGGCATTAATCAGCTACGCAGGGAACTGTTACAGCAACATGAGGCCAACAGGGTGAATGCATACAAAAGAGTCGAAAAAAAGGTAGTAATATCCAATCACCCCTACCCGGAAAGTGAAATCGGATATCAAGGCAATGTGCTAAATGCCTTGGCCAAGAAGTTCTATGAACGTCATGGTACCAGAGTAGTCCGGCCAGCATACGAAGCAGGGTTACCAGCAAAGGGAGACTTGGTAATGACAACCAAGTATTGCCTTCGCTACGAGCTGGGCGACTGTCTTAAAAAAAGAGCACCAGTGAACAAACAA